One Sus scrofa isolate TJ Tabasco breed Duroc chromosome 1, Sscrofa11.1, whole genome shotgun sequence DNA segment encodes these proteins:
- the LOC100511607 gene encoding protein LEG1 homolog, which yields MAFLPPWASALVGCISVSLAGAFNLSDLHPPLWNKSPGQFSDYRVENGKYIIDPWVYPKRMGMYKILLNKTASYFEKFAPDNELNLFWGLPLQHGWQYTTGRLVDPSQRTDCGYESGDHLCISVDSWWADMNYFLSALPFLAAVDSGIMGISSDKITLLPPPKDQTKFCLNISSCQSSFPKTMSKWNALYKQLQSLSSSFDDLIKYLWDAHISALKDAYKIFEDRLDYYSKPEGDFGRDWYVSLDYLAAAYFPTTIITVTEFQKALPPRVLVDSDRAPFISNFTDLQNTVLLGLNLLHQVDDATGSLSLAVWKILMKTEVARKIALKIFETILAAFQHF from the exons ATGGCTTTCCTTCCTCCTTGGGCCTCTGCACTAGTTGGctgcatttctgtttctttagcAGGAGCTTTCAATCTCTCAGATCTGCATCCCCCGCTGTGGAATAAGAGCCCTGGTCAGTTCAGTGATTACAGGGTGGAGAATGGAAAGTACATTATTGATCCCTGGGTATATCCTAAGAGAATGGGGATGTATAAAATCCTCTTGAACAAAACAGccagttattttgaaaaatttgcaCCAGATAATGAATTAAATCTTTTTTGGGGATTGCCTTTGCAGCATGGCTGGCAATATACTACAG GCAGATTAGTTGATCCCAGCCAAAGGACAGACTGTGGCTATGAATCTGGAGATCATTTGTGTATCTCTGTGGACAGCTGGTGGGCTG ATATGAATTACTTTCTAAGTGCACTACCCTTCCTGGCTGCAGTTGATTCTGGCATAATGGGGATATCATCAGATAAAATCACGCTTTTGCCACCACCCAAGGATCAGACAAAGTTTTGTCTTAATATTTCCAGTTGTCAGTCATCATTTCCCAAGACAATGAGCAAGTGGAATGCCCTTTACAAG CAATTGCAGTCACTTTCCAGTAGCTTTGATGACTTGATTAAGTACTTATGGGATGCACACATTTCAGCCTTGAAAGATGCTTACAAAATTTTTGAAGATAG GTTGGATTATTATTCTAAACCAGAAGGAGATTTTGGAAGAGATTGGTATGTGTCTTTGGACTATTTAGCTGCAGCCTACTTCCCTACAACAATTATTACAGTAACTGAGTTCCAGAAGGCCCTACCACCACGAGTCCTTGTTGACTCAGATAGAGCCCCCTTCATCAGTAACTTTACCGACCTTCAGAACACCGTCTTGCTTGGTCTAAATCTTCTTCACCAAGTGGATGACGCTACAG gTTCACTGTCTTTGGCTGTAtggaaaattttaatgaagacaGAGGTTGCAAGGAAAATAGCTCTAAAGATTTTTGAAACAATACTTGCAGCATTCCAACATTTCTGA